The sequence below is a genomic window from Glycine max cultivar Williams 82 chromosome 20, Glycine_max_v4.0, whole genome shotgun sequence.
gtctttaatttgttttcttttttagaaaaaaattaatccttTTTAAGGCTTTAATTTCCTAAGCATgcaatattattgtttttagtcACCTTCAAGTTGAGGAACATATACACGTTTGTGACCACACCAAATTCCACTTCTTTCTAAGTGTGTGTACatagattttgttttatatatatttgaggtTCACCCTTCATTGCCTCCTTAATTCTGTGCAAAAGAGGATTCATCACCACCATGTTGCAGGATGTTGTCCACCCCTCAACACCGGCTGAGCAACTCCCCATTGTAATCACCTCAAGCTTGTTACATTTCATATCTCGATCATGTATATTTAGTGTTAATGCATGTATTGGAACTAagctatatatgtatgtgtgtatgTATCTTTGTGTCATGCAATATTTATGACCACAGCTAAATGGTTTCCTTCTGGGTTTTGTGATCGTGTGTAACTTGACAAGTTTGTTTGGATCAAGggcttgtttttttctttcaaaataatgATTTCACACTCCAAGAGTGTGTAAACCTTGGGAGGGAAGAGAAAGACAGGAAAGAGACCccagaaaagaacaaaagaagtCTAAAATTGATGTACGGATTAATAGCGTGTTTGAAAACCCATTGAGAAGTAAGAAAATCTCATCTGAGATATGAAAGTTATGACTATTAACTTCCTAATAAACTCAAGAAATCACATCTGAGATGTGAAACCAAACATGCTCTTACGAATTGTAGAAATTTTGATGGTTTTTCTCTGGGGTACTCTTTCTTATATTTTGAGGCCAATTATTACTAATTTCTCTAGGAATTATTCGATCAATTGCTCCATTCCTGCATTTTAATTCTTTCCATGCATGAATCACGAATATGGTTTTGTTAATGTTTGTTGGcatgttaattaatttcatcCTAATTAGTTCTCTGAGAAACCTGAACAATATTTCCCTTATTTGGTTATATTCCTGGAGCTAAGTGGAAGCTGCTAGTGCTATTAGCCATCTTAGAAAACCCACAAGCCATGCTCACTATTTGTGGGACGGAACGTTTTCTTTCCTCTATTTATATGGTTGGAGAGCATAACGTAATTTTATTGACCGAACAATAGGAAGGAATCAAAGACTCCGTGACCGTGCTGTCAACTCTTTTGATATTTATTATCATCCAATGGGCCCTACCACCAAAATGTTTAATGTCATTTTCCAAGGGGCAAAGTTGTAAAAATGATGTAACATTTCCGTGATAGTAATTTAGACATAGCTTTCGGTTCTTGTAGAATATATATATCTCTTTGGGGGCTTGTTGTGtaagctttgctaatttttgatATTCTTTATTCAGTTAGATAGGGAGAAGAGGTCTTAGTGACAAACAATTCATATGGATAGCATATATAGCATTATGGGGTTCTCTTCAAGTGGCTTTCAATTCCCATTTAAGTTCAAATTTTCCacttaaaatgaacaaaaataacataGCATGAGgttccttgtttgtttttgcATACTTGTATTTCATACTAACATTGGCTACCTTGGCTCCTACCTGTCACATGAAGGCATAGATGCACATCACTTTCACCAATAAATAACCCAACAATGCAAACCCTTTAGGAAAATTTCTCTTCAGTCTATTaccaaatatggacaaaactgACTAGACTATGCAACCAACCACAGTCATATGTAGAATTCTTCGTTGGGGCCTTTGCACATCGATTTATATTGTTTTCCTCTTGATAAAGAAGGAAGGGGGTGTTGTGGCAGATACTATTATATCATTTGGCATGTCTTTCACTTTTGAATGCCCACTACATCTACAAGCCAAAGCTTCAATTGATTAGAGAATATTAGcttttgaatttcttttctGTTCTAAGTGATCAGATCAGACTCATGTCTATCAACAAAAAGAGGAATTGGATTCAGATTTCAAACCCAtcataatgaagaaaaaaataaaaaaaataaactatagaGAATCACGTTTCCTAGATTGTTTATAAAGAAGAGGCTTTGTTAAGACTATTCTCAGGCTGTGTTTTAGTAGTTTATGGTAAACATGTTGTTCACAATGCTTATATGTCACCACTCATTGCAGGATGAGATTTCAGGCCCGATTAGTGCTCGAATTTTCGAACTTTGCGACCCCGATTTCTTCCCACACACACTGCAAAATTCTGAGGTTACCTCCAGCTCAAATTGTTGCCATGAAGAGAAGTCCTCATATGCCACAACCATATCTCCACCTTTAGATGTAGTAGACAACAATAAGTTCAATATCAATAGCAATAGCAGCAACATAGTCACCACTACCTCATCTAGCACTACCACAACCAGCACcacaaccaacaacaacaacaacgcaaCGAACGGCAATAATCTTTCTATCTTCTTTGACACTCAAGATGAAATTGACAATGACATCTCAGCCTCCATAGACTTCTCATCATCTCCATCTTTTGTCGTTCCACCACTTCTCCCAATCTCAACTCAGCAGGATCAGTTTGATTTCCCTTCAGCTCAGCCACAGGTGCAACTATCAACAGCAGCAGGTTCAATTTTGACGGGCCTCTCTCACTACCCTACAGATCCTGTGATTGCACCCCTTATTGGAGCTCCGTTACCATCTGTTTTTGATGATGATTGCATATCTTCCATCCCTTCTTATGTGCCTCTCAACCCTTCATCACCCTCTTGCTCTTATCTCAGTCCTGGCATAGGAGTGTACATGCCACCTCCTGGTTCCCTTAACACTGCCTTATCTGCTGACAGTTCTGGATTGTTTGGTGGGAACATTCTACTGGGGTCTGAACTGCAGGCACATGAATTGGACTACCAGGGAGAAAATGGTGGAATGTATTGTACAGATTCAATTCAAAGGGTGTTTAACTCCCCAGACCTTCAGGTATGTGCAATTTCGCAAGCCAATTAGAGTTTAATAGACATTCATTGTCTGGTATAAaagtttttacattatcaatcaaTCAGATACCATTgttgatataaattttaaaataattgttataataattaataatttaatgtacttgataatttgtgatttgataataatataaaaaaaatttacactgcattattatttatttttcctgtcGACTGTCAATAaactaaatgaaaattttcagtTCCAATGTTCAATGTGTTCAGAATAAGGAAAAAGAAGTTTAATAATGCTGCAAAGGTTACTATACCTTGCAGCagtgaagtttttattttaaaatagaagaggCTTTATCAGAGGTGGACTTTTGGGGGAAAGCTCAGGGTCCACAAATCTCTAAACTATAAACTCATAGGTGCCCCATGACCATCAAATAGTAGGTAGCACAAGATATGAGTCCATTTATAAAGTCACAtgcattaaaaaatactataaatttgGCCTAGCaagaaggaagaaccactttcatccaaaagaaaaatagaaaaaaggatAATAAACTGTAGCATCATTAGATAGAAAGACCCACTTCAAGGGTGGCAGTGTTATATCTCTTTCTACAGTCTATAAAGTTAATGTGCAGTTTTTATTGAATAAGTAAGAAATTgatctttaattataatttctctCTCAGGCACTTGGTAATGAGAGTCAGAAACTTGTAGCTGGGGCTGGAAGCTCTGCCACTTTGGCACCAGAAATCTCACACTTGGAGGACTCTACCTTGAAGGTTGGAAAACTCTCTGTTGAGCAGAGGAAGGAAAAGATTCATAGATACATGAAGAAGAGAAACGAAAGAAATTTCAGCAAGAAAATCAAGGTACTACATCTGAACACCAACATTAACAAACAAATTTCAAATCTTATACTGTTTTACATGATTTCCAATCTACTGCATCAACCAAGCCTTAtgcatattttcaaaattcaactaatgatgcaattttttttatataaaaaaaatgcagtatGCTTGCCGCAaaattagagagagggttggagtagcgcctattgtagagaagatggtggaaaatagacttaggtggtttgggcatgtagagagaagaccggtagactctgtagtgaggagagtagaccagatggagagaagacaaacaattcgaggcagaggaagacccaaaaagactataagagaggttataaaaaaggatctcgaaattaatggtttggatagaagtatggtacttgatagaacattatggcggaagttgatccatgtagccgaccccacctagtgggataaggcgttgttgttgttgttgttgttgtatgctTGCCGCAAAACTTTGGCGGATAGCCGGCCCCGGGTTAGAGGAAGGTTTGCAAAGAATGATGACTTTGGAGAGAGCCATAAACAAGGAAGTAGCAAtcatgaagatgatgatgaagaggtAAGATTCCCTTAATCGGATACTGTTGTTCAACTTGCCttagtctaaaaattaaaatacaaaaaaattcccGATCACTTTTACCTTTTCAATTATTTGATGGCATAATTCCTTGATGTTATATTCCTTCCATTTTTTGTACTTGCAGATAATTgtgaaagaagatgatgatatGGTTGATTCCTCAGATATCTTTGCACATATCAGCGGAGTGAACTCTTTCAAATGCAACTATTCCATCCAGTCCttgatttgaattaaattattagtttgACTAGTGAAagcttatttatataattagctTCTGTAGATTAATTTTGGTAGGACACTTTTCCCATCCCGGTTCTCTAAAATCCGGGTTTAGTGGTTTGAGTAAACTGAATAAATGGGGTCAAAATAAATATACCAATAAGTTAAGTGAGTTAGAAACGTACAGAAATTGGAAACTGTATACATTTTTGCagatatatattatctttttcattAAGTTGTACCAGAACATGGAGTTGTGTTAACCAAGAAAATTTCCAGTTACCCCCATCCAAGACTGATGTAACCAATTGATGTAgcttcttttataaatatttaggaACTTGcttttaaggttttttttttttttgatgatGGGTtgcttttaagtaattttacatcctctaattatttttttcttaaatatgggattaaattgattgttacttGTTGAAGCTAAAAAAGGTTTATAATGTTATGGACTAAATTGATGTTGTATTGATTTATTGGTTCAactaaaataagaatataatggtaacacaataataatatcatttacTCGTAAATTATTCttggtataatttttaaaatgattattataaaaatcaacaaaattattatatatgatgagTTATAATTAGATGAGGTATATATTTTACACCGTGAATGTTtccttattttcttaaaaataaaatgatggtAAACCTTAAATCCTATAGTAGCGCTAAACTAGGTTAAGCTTGCAACTCTTATTCGCTAACCTGGTGACAACAGAACTCTTTTGTTTGGACATTTGCCTAGTAAAGATTAGAAGAGGTCCACAATGGATGGAAAGGTACAGTTATACTTCTATTTCGGTAACTTTTAGAATATTTGGCAAAATTCTCACTAAACTTGTAGAATACTTTATTCGTTAAATAGTAcagttatctttttttttcaatgcaaaataatttaattgtcgAACATAACTTTCAAGAGATAAATGATTTCTACTTACACGGGGAGGATAATTGAAtgtgggatttttttttattttacttctttaGTTCTTTATGGGAaagaacttttaattaattcagaATTCGatcataatttcgttaaagatcaaatatcaaatgattcaatcttaattttaatacattaattatttattataacgtGATTTGATCTCATATTTTTTCTATGGTCAATAAAATATTGGCTAAATGATACGTGTAGTCttttatgttattgtttagatttaatttaattatttatcttttaaatttagtttcatttaatCATTCTGCCCgtttaaaattaatgttgttaataattaacataTCGACAATTAACAatcatcataaaataatatttaacacGTAATAATCACAGTGATAATTTTTAACCAcataatagtaattaaaaattattaaaaacccTTTCCAAAAGAACTTTACAATTTTTGTGGTCGATTTTTCTCGTACAATTTCATGAATCTTAAGATTGATTTAGGGGTTTTGTTACCCATGTGTTTCAATCAACATagtcaaaaatcaaataattttgttgaAGCAAGTGTACGAATAAGATATTTCATGTAAATTTTACTAAATTTAGTTTGTTTTGATTTATGCTTTGAGTTTATGTTTTCTGCAAGCAACATTTTCAAAAATTGTTTAACGGATTGGTCTCACGCAAGCAACATTTTCAAAAATTGTTTAACGGATTGGTCTCACGCAagcaacatttaaaaaaaaatcatttcgaTGAAGAATCAAAGAGCACGAATTGGGTCAAGTTATAGGTTGGAGAAACCTATTTTCTATAGCATGAGTTTAACAATACTTGCTAAATTCGTTCAATCTATGCATCCATTTGTTGCAGAATTTAGGCAGTTTTGATTGGAATGCATCAATCTGGAGTCTCCCTCAATCAATTTTAAGTTTCAGCCTGTCAGGGAAGTATATGAGAAATcgaatatgaaaattttaaagttattagcagacagatttttaattttttataatttttaaatattatcgtGTCAGTTAAAAATTGTCATTATGTTAATTACATGTGCATAAATacat
It includes:
- the LOC100793417 gene encoding uncharacterized protein isoform X2; the encoded protein is MLQDVVHPSTPAEQLPIDEISGPISARIFELCDPDFFPHTLQNSEVTSSSNCCHEEKSSYATTISPPLDVVDNNKFNINSNSSNIVTTTSSSTTTTSTTTNNNNNATNGNNLSIFFDTQDEIDNDISASIDFSSSPSFVVPPLLPISTQQDQFDFPSAQPQVQLSTAAGSILTGLSHYPTDPVIAPLIGAPLPSVFDDDCISSIPSYVPLNPSSPSCSYLSPGIGVYMPPPGSLNTALSADSSGLFGGNILLGSELQAHELDYQGENGGMYCTDSIQRVFNSPDLQALGNESQKLVAGAGSSATLAPEISHLEDSTLKVGKLSVEQRKEKIHRYMKKRNERNFSKKIKYACRKTLADSRPRVRGRFAKNDDFGESHKQGSSNHEDDDEEIIVKEDDDMVDSSDIFAHISGVNSFKCNYSIQSLI
- the LOC100793417 gene encoding uncharacterized protein isoform X1, whose translation is MVNMLFTMLICHHSLQDEISGPISARIFELCDPDFFPHTLQNSEVTSSSNCCHEEKSSYATTISPPLDVVDNNKFNINSNSSNIVTTTSSSTTTTSTTTNNNNNATNGNNLSIFFDTQDEIDNDISASIDFSSSPSFVVPPLLPISTQQDQFDFPSAQPQVQLSTAAGSILTGLSHYPTDPVIAPLIGAPLPSVFDDDCISSIPSYVPLNPSSPSCSYLSPGIGVYMPPPGSLNTALSADSSGLFGGNILLGSELQAHELDYQGENGGMYCTDSIQRVFNSPDLQALGNESQKLVAGAGSSATLAPEISHLEDSTLKVGKLSVEQRKEKIHRYMKKRNERNFSKKIKYACRKIRERVGVAPIVEKMVENRLRWFGHVERRPVDSVVRRVDQMERRQTIRGRGRPKKTIREVIKKDLEINGLDRSMVLDRTLWRKLIHVADPT